From Cervus elaphus chromosome 25, mCerEla1.1, whole genome shotgun sequence, one genomic window encodes:
- the PLK2 gene encoding serine/threonine-protein kinase PLK2, with translation MELLRTITYQPAASTKMCEQALGKACGGDSKKKRPQPSPEEPQAQQPPAQVQPAAPHHHHHHSHSGAEISRIIVDPTTGKRYCRGKVLGKGGFAKCYEMTDLTNNKVYAAKIIPHSRVAKPHQREKIDKEIELHRILHHKHVVQFYHYFEDKENIYILLEYCSRRSMAHILKARKVLTEPEVRYYLRQIVSGLKYLHEQEILHRDLKLGNFFINEAMELKVGDFGLAARLEPLEHRRRTICGTPNYLSPEVLNKQGHGCESDIWALGCVMYTMLLGRPPFETTNLKETYRCIREARYTMPSSLLAPAKHLIASMLSKNPEDRPSLDDIIRHDFFLQGFTPDRLSSSCCHTVPDFHLSSPAKNFFKKAAAALFGGKKDKARYIDTHNKVSKEDEEIYKLRHDLKKTSITQQPSKHRTDEELQPPTTTVARSGTPAVENKQQIGDAIRMIVRGTLGSCSSSSECLEDSTMGSVADTVARVLRGCLENMPEADCIPKEQLSTSFQWVTKWVDYSNKYGFGYQLSDHTVGVLFNNGAHMSLLPDKKTVHYYAELGQCSVFPATDAPEQFISQVTVLKYFSHYMEENLMDGGDLPSVTDVRRPRLYLLQWLKSDKALMMLFNDGTFQVNFYHDHTKIIICSQNEEYLLTYINEDRISTTFRLTTLLMSGCSLELKNRMEYALNMLLQRCN, from the exons ATGGAGCTCTTACGGACTATCACCTACCAGCCGGCCGCCAGCACCAAGATGTGCGAGCAGGCGCTGGGCAAGGCTTGCGGCGGGGACTCGAAGAAGAAGCGGCCGCAGCCGTCCCCCGAGGAGCCGCAGGCGCAGCAGCCCCCGGCGCAGGTGCAGCCGGCGGCCCcgcaccatcatcaccaccactcgCACTCGGGGGCCGAGATCTCGCGGATTATCGTCGACCCCACGACGGGGAAGCGCTACTGCCGCGGCAAAGTGCTGGGAAAG GGTGGCTTTGCAAAATGCTACGAGATGACAGATTTGACAAACAACAAAGTCTACGCTGCAAAAATTATTCCTCACAGCAGAGTAGCCAAACCTCATCAAAGGGAAAAG aTTGACAAAGAAATAGAGCTTCACAGAATTCTCCATCATAAGCACGTCGTGCAGTTTTACCACTACTTCGAGgacaaagaaaacatttacatTCTTTTGGAATATTGCAGTAGAAGG tcCATGGCTCATATCTTGAAAGCAAGGAAGGTGTTGACAGAGCCAGAAGTCCGATATTACCTCAGGCAGATCGTGTCTGGACTAAAGTACCTTCACGAACAAGAAATCTTGCATAGAGATCTCAAACTAG GGAACTTTTTTATTAATGAAGCCATGGAACTAAAAGTTGGGGACTTTGGTTTGGCAGCCAGGCTGGAACCCTTGGAACACAGGAGAAG GACGATATGTGGTACCCCAAATTATCTTTCTCCTGAAGTCCTCAACAAACAGGGACACGGCTGTGAATCAGACATTTGGGCCTTAGGCTGTGTAAT GTATACAATGTTACTAGGAAGACCTCCATTTGAAACTACAAATCTGAAAGAAACTTACAGATGTATAAGAGAAGCAAGGTATACAATGCCCTCTTCATTGCTGGCTCCTGCTAAGCACTTAATAGCTAGCATGTTGTCCAAAAATCCAGAAGATCGTCCCAGTTTGGATGACATCATTCGACATGATTTCTTTTTGCAG GGCTTCACTCCAGATAGACTCTCTTCTAGCTGTTGTCACACAGTTCCAGATTTCCACTTGTCAAGCCCAGCTAAgaatttctttaagaaagcaGCTGCTGCTCTTTTTGGTGGCAAAAAAGACAAAGCAAGATATATTGACACACATA ATAAAGTATCtaaagaagatgaagaaatttACAAGCTTAGGCATGATTTGAAAAAGACTTCGATAACTCAGCAACCCAGCAAACACAGGACAGATGAG GAACTCCAGCCACCTACCACTACAGTTGCCAGATCTGGAACACCCGCAGTGGAAAACAAGCAGCAGATTGGAGATGCTATTCGGATGATAGTCAGAGGAACTCTTGGCAGCTGCAGCAGTAGCAGTGAAT GCCTCGAGGACAGTACCATGGGCAGTGTGGCAGACACGGTGGCAAGAGTCCTTCGAGGATGTCTAGAAAACATGCCAGAAGCGGACTGCATCCCCAAAGAGCAGCTGAGCACGTCCTTTCAGTGGGTCACCAAGTGGGTCGACTACTCTAACAAATACGGCTTTGGGTACCAGCTCTCAGACCACACCGTAGGAGTTCTTTTCAACAACGGTGCTCACATGAGCCTCCTTCCAGACAAAAA AACAGTTCACTATTATGCAGAGCTTGGCCAATGCTCTGTTTTCCCGGCCACAGATGCCCCCGAACAATTCATTAGTCAAGTGACGGTGCTGAAGTACTTCTCCCATTACATGGAGGAGAACCTCATGGAC GGTGGAGATCTGCCTAGTGTTACTGATGTTCGCAGACCTCGGCTCTACCTCCTTCAGTGGCTGAAATCTGATAAGGCCTTAATGATGCTCTTCAATGATGGCACCTTTCAG GTGAATTTCTACCATGATCATACAAAAATAATCATCTGTAGTCAAAATGAAGAATACCTTCTCACCTACATCAATGAGGACAGGATATCTACAACTTTTAGACTGACAACTCTGCTGATGTCTGGCTGTTCGTTAGAATTAAAAAATCGAATGGAATATGCTCTGAACATGCTCTTACAGAGGTGTAACTAA